In Gemmatimonadota bacterium, the DNA window CCCTTCGGAGGCCGAGACGGAGCAGATGCTCGAGCGGCTCGGCTACCCGGGGCTCGACGCGCTCGTGGATGCCTCCATTCCGGACGCGATTCGCCTGCGCCGGGACCTCTCGCTGCCCGAACCCGCGAGCGAGCACGCCATGCTGGCGGAGCTGCGGGACCTGGCGCTCAGGAACGAGGTCTGGCGGTCGTACATCGGGATGGGCTACCACGACTGCGTGACGCCGCCGGTCATCCTCCGCAATGTCCTGGAGAGCCCCGGCTGGTACACGGCCTACACTCCGTACCAGCCGGAGATCTCGCAGGGACGCCTGGAGATGCTGCTGAACTTCCAGACCGCGGTGATCGACCTCACCGGCCTCCCCATCGCCAACGCGTCGCTGCTCGACGAGGCGACCGCGGCGGCTGAGTCCATGGCGCTCAGCCAGGCCGTGACGCGCGGCGCCCGCAACACCTTTCTGGTCGCCGACGACTGCCATCCTCAGACGATCGAAGTGGTGCGCACCCGCGCGCGCGCGAGGGGCTGGGAGGTGCGCGTAGCCGATCCTTCGTCCTTCGCGTTCGACGACTCGGTGTTCGGCGCCCTGGTGCAGTATCCCGCCACGGACGGGTGCATTCGCGACTACTCCGCGCTCGCCGACGCCGCCCACGAGGCCGGCGCGCTCGTCACCGCGGCTACCGATCCGCTCGCGCTCGCGCTGCTGACTCCGCCCGGAGAGTGGGGCGCCGACGTCGCGGTCGGCAGCGCTCAGCGCCTGGGCGTACCGCTGGGCTACGGCGGTCCGCACGCGGCCTTCTTCGCCACGCGGGAGGAGTTCAAGCGGCAGGTGCCCGGGCGCATCATCGGCGTGTCGGTCGACGACCGGGGCCGGCCCGCGCTGCGCATGGCGCTGCAAACCCGCGAGCAGCATATCCGCCGTGAACGCGCCACCAGCAACGTTTGCACGGCGCAGGTTCTGCTGGCGGTTGTGGCCGGAGCGTACGCCGTTTACCACGGCCCGGAGGGCCTGCGCCGGATCGCCGAGCGGGTGCGCACGGCCACGCGGGCGCTGGCCGAGGGCGTCACCAGGCTGGGCCACGAGGTGGTGCACGAGCGCTTCTTCGACACGGTGCGGGTGCGCGTAGCGGAGGGCGCGCGCGATCGGGTCCTGGCCGCGGCTCGCCAGCGCCTCATCAACCTCCGCTCCTACGGCGAAGACCTGGTGGTCGCGCTCGACGAGACTGTCACCGAGGACGACCTCGCCGACCTGCTGGGCGCCTTCGGCGGCGACGGCTCGCTGAGCCCCGCGGAGTTGGCGGCGCAAGTCGACGGCTCGTGGGGCGGCGGCTTCGACCGCGTCAGCGAATACCTCACGCACCCCGTGTTTTCCCGCTTCCACGCCGAGCATGAGATGCTGCGCTACCTGAAGCGGCTGGAGAGCAGGGACCTGTCGCTCACCACGTCCATGATCCCGCTCGGCTCCTGCACGATGAAGCTCAACGCGGCCGCCGAGATGCTGCCGATCACGTGGCGAGAGTTCGGCGGAATTCATCCTTTCGCGCCGCCCGAGCAGGCCGCCGGCTACCAGGTCCTGTTCGGCCAGTTGGAGCAATGGCTAGCGGAGATCACGGGGTTCGCCGGGGTTTCGCTGCAGCCGAACGCGGGATCGCAGGGCGAGCTGTCCGGACTGCTGGTGATCCGCGCCTGGCACGCGAGCAGGGGCGACGAGGATCGCGACGTCTGCCTCATCCCCGCGTCCGCGCACGGGACCAACCCGGCGAGCGCGGTCATGGCCGGGATGCGGGTGGTGGTGGTGAAGACCGACGAGGGCGGCAACGTGGATCTGGCGGATCTACGAGCCAAGGCGGAGGAGCACGCGGACGACCTCGCGGCGCTCATGATCACCTACCCCTCCACGCACGGCATCTTCGAGGAGTCGATCACCGAGATCTGCCAGGTGGTCCACTCCGGCGGCGGGCAGGTGTACCTGGATGGCGCGAACATGAACGCCATGGTCGGCCTCGCCCGGCCGGGAGACTTCGGCGCCGACGTGTGCCACCTGAACCTGCACAAGACCTTCTGCATACCGCACGGCGGCGGCGGCCCCGGCGTGGGCCCCATCGGCGTCGCCGAGCACCTGGTGCCGTTTCTGCCGGGGCACCCCGTGATACCGGTCGGCGGCGAGGCGCTCGGTCCGGTGGCCGCGGCGCCCTGGGGCAGCCCCAGCATCCTGCCGATTTCCTGGGCGTATGTCAGGATGCTGGGCGCGGACGGCCTGAGGCGAGCGAGCGAGGTGGCCATCCTCAACGCCAACTACGTGGCCGAACGCCTGGACGAACACTTCCCGGTGCTCTACCGGGGGCCGGGCGGCTGCGTGGCTCACGAGTGCATCATCGACCCGCGCGACCTCAAGCCCGCGACGGGCGTGGACGCCACCGATATCGCCAAGCGTCTGATGGACTACGGCTTCCACGCGCCCACGCTGAGCTTCCCGGTGCCGGGCACGCTGATGATCGAGCCCACCGAGAGCGAGTCCAAGGCGGAGCTGGACCGCTTCTGCGACGCCCTCGTCTCGATCCGCGCCGAGATCGCCCGCGTCGAGAGCGGCGAGCTGGACGCGGACGACAATCCGCTGCGCAACGCCCCGCACACGGCCGCAGTCGTGACCTCCGACTCCTGGGACCGCCCGTACTCGCGCGAGCTGGCGGCCTTCCCGAGCCCGACCACCCGCGAGCACAAGTTCTGGCCCGCCGTGGGTCGCGTCGATGCCGCGTTCGGGGACCGCAACCTGGTCTGCGCCTGTCCCCCGATCGACGAGTACTCGGGGGCGGCGGCGGGGTGAGCTCGGCGCGCCCGTGGCGGCTCCTGCTCGGCACGGGAGACGCCGGAACGGGTGCCGCGCTGGAGGCCCGCGGCGCCCGCAACATGGGCCTCGACGACGCTCTGTTGGAGTCGGCGGCGAACGGCGCTCCGCCTACCCTGCGCTTCTACCGCTGGACTCCCTCGTGCCTGTCCGTGGGAAGGAATCAGCCGCTGCGTGGTCGCGTGGACGCGGCCACCATCGCGGGTTTCGGCTGGGATATCGTGCGCCGGCCCACGGGCGGCCTGGCCGTGCTGCACGCCGACGAGATCACCTACTCGGTGGCGGCTCCGGTGTCCGCGCTCGGACGGCCCAGGGCGGCGTACGCGGCGATCAACCGCGCTCTCGCCGCGGGGCTCCGGGCGCTGGGCCTGGAGGCGCGCGTCACCCCTCCGAGCGCCACCGGAGCCAACCGGGTCGGCGCGGCGACGGGCCAGGTCTACCTGAACGGGCCCGAGGCTCGCTGCTTCCTCACCGCGGCTCCGGGCGAGGTGACGGTCTCCGGTCGCAAGATAATGGGCAGCGCTCAGCGGCGGCGCGGACGCGCCCTGCTGCAGCACGGCTCGCTCCTCCTGTCAGGCTCCCAGGCAGGGGTCGGCAAGGCGCTCTCGGGGGCCCCCGCCGGCACGACCCCGGCGCGCGCGGGCACCTCGCTCGCGGCGGAGCTGGGCCGCGCGCCCGCCGACGCGGACATTCTGGAGGCCCTCGGCGCTGCCTTCGGCGAGTTGCTGGCGGTCGGCCTGGAGCGCGCCGGCATCACGGCCGAGGAGGGCGCACTCGCGGAGCGCCGCGCTGAGACGTACTCATCCGAAGCGTGGACCTGGCGCCGCTAGTGTGCAACGGTACACTAGGTTCGGACCCCTGACCGGAGCGCCCACGAGGATGAGTCGGCACCATCGTCGGATCGGCACGGTGGCCCTGAGCGCGGCCCTCGCGGCGGGGGTGATCGCCTGCGGAGCCGACGCGCCGTCCGCCGCGGGACGCGCGCTCGTGGTCGGCGTGCGCAGCGACTTCAGCGGCTTCAACTCCATCACCAACAGCAGCCAGTACACCGACGAGCTCATCAAGTACGCTCTATTCACCCCGCTCGTGCAGTACGATGAGCAGCTCCGCGTGCGTCCGTGGCTGGCCGAGTCCTGGCGACTGGAGGGCGACACGGCGGTGGTGTTCACGCTCCGGGGCGACGTCGCGTGGCACGACGGCGAGCCGGTGGACGCCGGGGACGTGGTCTTCACCTTCGAGCGCGCCAAGGACCCCGAGGCGGCGTCGCTGCTGGCCGAGGCTTACCTGACTCGGGTGGCGCGCGCGGAGGCCGTCGACGCGCGCACGGTCCGCTTCGTCTTCGACCGCCCACACGCGCAGGCATTGGAGGATTTCTGGTGGGCGCCGATGCCCGAGCACCTGCTCGCCGACGTACCCGTAGCCGAGCTCCGCAACGCGCCGTTCAACCGCGCCCCGGTGGGCAGCGGCCCGTTCCGATTCGCCGAGTGGCGCGCGGCCGAGCGCCTGGTGTTGGAACGCAACGACGCCTTTCCGGAGGCGCTCGGCGGGCCGCCCGAGGCGGCTCGGGTGGTGATCCGGGTGATCCCCGAGGCCGCGACCCGACTCACCGAGCTGGTGACGGGGGGAATCCACGCGGACATAGACATCGCACCCGACCAGGCGGACGATGTGGCCGGGTCCGAGGACCTCCGCCTGCTCTCGTTCCCCGGTCGGACGGTCTACTTCGTGGCGTGGAACAATCGTCGCGAGCCGTTCACCGACCCTCGAGTGCGGCGCGCGCTGACGCACGCGATCGATCGCGACGAGATCATCGCGGCGCTGCTGGGTGGATTCGGCGCGCCGGCCACGAGCCCGATTCCGCCGTGGAGTCCGCTGTCGCCGGAGGTGGAGCCGCTGCCCCACGACACCGAGGCCGCGGAACGCCTCCTGCTGGAGGCCGGCTGGGAGGACGGGGACGGGGACGGCGTGCGCGAGAACGGCGCAGGGGATCCGCTCCGGTTCACGCTGCTCAGCAGCGACCGAGCCTTGAACCGCGCGGTGGTCGAGGTCGTCCAGGCGCACCTGCGCGAGGTGGGCGTCGACGTACGCCTGCAGGTCACCGAGTTCCAGACGATGCTCGCGCAGTTCCGCGCGCGCGACTACGACGCCGCATTCGCCAACTGGGTGCTGGACAACTTCCAGGTCGGCTCCGCGCCCTTCGCTCTCTTCGACTCGGAGCAGGCCGGCATACCGGGGTCGGCCAATCGCACGTCCTTCTCGAACGCCACGGCGGACAGCCTGCTCGACGCCGGGCGCGCGCCCTCGGACCCGGACCTGGCGCGCTCGACCTGGGGCGAGTTCGTGCGGCTGCTGAAGCGGGAGCAGCCGGCCACCTTCATGTTCTGGCTGGACGAGCTGGCCGGAGTCGGGTCGGACGTCGCGGGCGTGGACATGGATCCCCGGGGCGAATTCCGCGGCCTCGCCGGCTGGGCGCCGCGCTGACGTGTTAAGGTACGCCGCACGCAGGACCCTGGGGGCGATCCCACTTCTGCTCGCTGTCGCGACGCTCATCTTCATCGTGCTCGACTTGGCGCCGGGGGATCCCGCGGCGCTCTACTTCAACCCCAACGTACCGCCCGAGGTGGTGGAGCAACTGCGGCGGAACCTGGGGCTCGACCAGCCGCTCGTCACGCGCTACGGAAAGTGGCTCGGCTCCTTTCTGACGGGCGACTTCGGCTACTCGTTCGCGCAGAATCGGCCGGTCGCCCAGGTCATCGGCGACGCGCTGCCCAACACCCTCCTGCTGGCCTTCGTCGCGCTGGCGGCGATGTTCGCGATAGGCATCGTTGTGGGCGTCCTCCAGGCGGTCCGTCAGCACCGCTGGGTGGACCGCGTGCTCAGCGTAGGCGCGCTCTTCTTCTATTCGATGCCGTCCTTCTGGCTCGCGCTGATGCTGATGCTCCTGTTCTCACTCAAGGCGCACCAGTGGGGCTTGCCCATAGCGCTCCCGGCCACCGGGATCACCAGCGTCGACTACGAATTCCTGAGCGCCTGGGGGAAGCTGACGGACAGGCTTACCCACCTCGTCCTGCCGGCGGCTACCCTCACGCTGGTGCTCGCGGCCGGCGTCGCCCGGTACACGCGGGGGCAGATGCTGGAGGTCATCCGCCAGGATTACATCCGCACGGCGCGCGCGAAGGGTCTGCCCGAGCGCACGGTGATCCTGAAGCACGGCCTGCGGAACTCGCTGATCCCCGTAGTCACGCTGCTGGGGCTGTACCTGCCGCTCCTGTTCAGCGGCACGGTGTTCGTGGAGACCATCTTCTCGTGGCCGGGCATGGGCCGCGTGATCTTCGACGCGATCTTCCAGCGCGACTACCCGGTGATCATGGCGACCAGCTTCATCTTCGCGGGCCTGGTCGTGCTGGGTAACCTGCTGGCCGACCTCCTCTACGCGGTTGTGGATCCGCGCATTCGCTATGACTGAGCCGCAGGTCGCCGAGTCCCCGGATGCCGGGGCGCCCCCGGAGAAGGGCGATTCCCAGTGGGCGATAGCGGCGCGCCACTTCCGCCGCAACGGCCTGGCGCTGGGGGGGTTGGCGCTGGTGGTCCTGCTGACGCTCCTGGCCGTGTTCGCGCCGCTCGCCGCGCCCTACGACCCCATCGCCCAGGACGACATCGTCGCGACGAGCTTCCTGGCCCCCTCCTTCGCGCACCCGCTGGGCACGGACCTGTTCGGGCGGGACGTTCTCACCCGGATCATCTACGGCGCCCGCATCTCGCTCGCGATAGGCTTCCTCGCGGTCGCGATCGCGGTGACACTGGGCACCATGCTGGGCGCCGTCGCCGGGTACTTCGGCGGCTGGGTGGACAGCGCCATCATGCGCTTCACCGATACCGTCCTGGCGTTCCCGCGGCTCATCCTCCTGATCCTCATCGTGGCGCTGTTCAGCCCCTCGGTGCTGCTCATCATCCTGGTCCTGGGGTTCACACAGTGGCCCGGCACCGCTCGCATCGTGCGCGGGGAGGTGCTGTCGCTGCGTGAGCGGGAGTTCGTCCAGGCCGCGCGCGCTCTCGGCTTCGGCGCGGGGCGCATCATCGCGCGGCACATAGTCCCCAACGTCCTCGCGCCGGTCATCGTGGCGGCGACGCTCGGCGTGGGGAACACCATCGTCCTGGAGGCCGGCCTCAGCTTCCTGGGGCTGGGCGTGCAGCCGCCCATGCCCTCCTGGGGGAACATGGTGGCCGACGGCCGCCAGAATCTGATCGGCGCGTGGTGGGTGGCCACGTTCCCGGGGCTCACCATCGTGCTGACGGTGCTCGCGTTCAATCTGGTGGGCGATGGGCTGCGCGACGCCCTGGACCCGCGCCTCCGCCAGTGAGCGATCCGGGCGCGGTGAGCGCCGCCGATCGGGTGGCCGACGAGGCCGCGGAGGGCCCCCATCCCATCCTGCGCGTACGCGACCTGCGGACCCATTTCCGGACCGAGCGAGGAGTCGCGCGGGCCGTCGATGGGGTGGGGTTCGACCTGCACCAGGGCGAGGTCCTGGGCATCGTCGGCGAGAGCGGGTGCGGCAAGTCGGTGACCTCGCTGTCGATTCTGGGTCTGGTGCCGGACCCGCCCGGCCGCGTCCTGGAGGGCAGCTCGGTGAGCCTGCGAGGGCGCGAGCTGGTGGGCCTGCCGGAGCGGCAGATGCGGGCCATCAGAGGCGCCGACATCGCGATGATCTTCCAGGAGCCGATGACCTCGCTGAACCCGGTGTTCCCGGTGGGCGAACAGGTGGCGGAGTCGCTACGCCTCCACCTGGGGATGGGGCGCAAGGCGGCGTGGTCCAGGGCCATCGAGTTGCTCGACCTGGTGGGCATCGCGGGCCCGGCACAGCGCGCCGGCGAATACCCGCACCAACTCTCCGGCGGCATGCGGCAGCGCGTCATGATCGCCATGGCGCTGGCGTGCGAGCCCGACGTGTTGATCGCCGATGAGCCCACCACCGCGCTGGACGTGACCATTCAGGCCCAGATCCTGGAATTGATCGCCGAGCTGCGCGAGCGCATGGGGATGGCGGTGCTGCTCATCACGCACGATCTGGGAGTGGTCGCGGAAACGTGCGACAGGGTCCTCGTCATGTACGCGGGCCAGGTCGTGGAGCGCGGTCCCGTGGGCCCCATCTTCGACGACCCGCGCCACCCCTACACCGAGGGCCTGCTCGGCGCGGTGCCGCGGCTGGGAGCCGAAAGGGATCGGCTCACGGTCATTCCGGGCCAGGTGCCGTCGCCGCTCGCCTGGCCGCAGGGGTGTCGCTTCCGGGACCGCTGTCCGTACGCGTGGGAGCGGTGTCGCGAGGCGCCACCGGAGCCGGCGGATGACCCGGGCGCGCGCTGTTGGCTCGAGGCCGAACCCGCCCGACGGGTGGACGGCGGATTCGCGGTGGGCGTGGGAGGGTCCGCGTGAAGGCCGAGGCGCTGGTGCAGGTGCAGGACCTCGTAAAGAGCTTCCCCGTACGGAGGGGTGCGTTCGGCCGGGGCGTCGGCGCGGTGCAGGCCGTAGCGGGAGTGGATTTCGAGGTGCGACGTGGGGAGACGCTGGGCCTCGTGGGCGAGTCCGGCTCCGGCAAGTCGACGACCGGACGGGCGCTGCTGCGCCTCATCGAGCCCACATCCGGCGTGGTGCGGTTCGATGGGCGCGATGTGGGCAGCCTGGACAGGGCCGGCCTGCGGGCGCTGCGGCGCCGCGCGCAGATCGTGTTTCAGGACCCGTTCGCCTCGCTGAATCCACGCATGACCGTGGGCGGGGCGTTGCGCGAGGTGCTGCGCGTACACCGGCTCGCCGCCGGCGAAGCGGCCGAGCGCAGGGTCAACGAGCTGCTGGGGATCGTCGGTCTGGCGCGCGAGCACGCCGGTCGATACCCCCACGAATTCAGCGGCGGGCAGAGGCAACGCGTGGGCATCGCGCGCGCGCTGGCGGTGGAGCCCGATTTCATCGTGTGCGACGAGCCGGTGTCCGCCCTGGACGTGTCGGTGCAGGCGCAGGTGCTCAACCTGCTGGCCCGTTTGCAGCTCGACCTGGGCATCTCCTACCTGTTCATCGCGCACGACCTGAGCGTGGTCGAGCACGTCAGCGACCGGGTGGCGGTCATGTACCTGGGAAGGATCGTGGAAACGGCTCCCGCCGCGACGCTGTATCGCGACCCGCGTCACCCGTACACGCGAGCCCTGCTGTCAGCGGTGCCGGTACCGCGACCGGGCGGCTCCCGCGACAGGATCGTCCTCACCGGCGACGTGCCCGACCCTTCCGCGCCGCCTCCCGGTTGCCCGTTCCACCCCCGGTGCCCGGATCCTCGCAAGGATCAGGAGTGCACGCTGGTGAGGCCACCGCTCGTGCAGATCGGGGTCGACCGCGCGGTGGCGTGCGTCAAGGAGGCTGCGGGGCCCGACCCCGGGCGGGCCGCCGCGGGCGCGGCCTAGTCGCCCCGCTCCCGCACGGCCGACCCCGCGCGGACGCGCCTGGCGGCCATCGGGCGTGCGTCCGCACCCGGCATCACCATATGTTATTGAAGCAGCATCCACGTGTGATACGTTTTCGCTCCCTCGCGCGTTACATGTAGATGATCGACTCCGCCCTCCTCCTCATGACGGCGGCGCTACAGGGCGCCGTCGGCTGTCTCCCGTGCGAACAATCTCAACAGCTCATCGCCAAGGGCGATACCGCCGGGGCGATGGCCGTCCTGCGGCAGGCGGCAACGAATGAAGCGCCGGCGGCGGTCTGGGGCGAGTACGGTATGCTCCTGGCCCAAACCGCGCCGCTGAATCCGCTCGACTACAAGCAGCGGCGAGAGGCCAAGCACGCCCTCGAGCGTGCGCTCGACGAGGACTACAAGAATCCCCGTTGGCTGTTCGGATTTTCGCTGCTGATGCGCAAGCGCGGGAGCATTGGTGACGCCAAGCGGGTCCTCGGCCGGGCGGTGGGCGAGGTCGAAGATGAGAGCCGGGATCTGGCCGCAGAGGACAGGGCGAGGATATACCTGGAGCACGCGCGGGCGATGGAGGAGTACGTTACGGACTACGACGGCTATCTCCCCATCAACCGCTTCATCCCGCGCAACTCCCCTTCGTGCAACATGCGCGGCCTCTTCTGCCTGAACTTCGCCCGCCCGAAGCGTTTCCACGAAAGGCTCTTCCAGTTCGATCCGCCGGACATGATGCGCGACGAGGCCGAAGAGATGTGGTCGAGCTTCGGCAAGGCGTTCGAGCTGCACCCGGCCAACGGTCAAGCCGCCGCGGGCCTGCTGGGCCAGCTGGCACGCGAGCGTCGTTGGGAGGAGTTTCGCGAAGTTGCGGAGCGGCATACTGCGTTCAGTGATACGTCGGGGTGGGCGCACATCTGGAAGGGCGCCGCCCATTTCCGTGCGGGCGATCCGGTCGCAGCTGAGCGCTTCTTCAAGGCCGGCATAGCGCGCCTGCAGCCGTCCGAGCGGGAGGTGTTGAACGACCTGACGGACATCGTTCTCAAGGACATCGCCGAACTGATGGAGGGCATGGACTGGGACGAGCTCGGCAAGGTCCGGCGACACATCCTTGCGATCTCGGACCCCATGCGCATGACGCGGGAGAACGAGCGCGCCCTGGAGCACTGGACGAGGGTGGCGCTCGCCGAGTTGTGGTTCGGCAATCCGCTGTCGGGTAGCCGCGGCTACACCACCGAGCCGGGGCAGATCATGATTCGCTACGGGCGGCCGCGTTGGGTGCGCCAGATAGCCGGCACGACCATCAATCCTCGCTCCGGTCGGACGATCTTCTGGACCTACACCAAGGACCAGCCGAGCTTCATCTTCGAGAAGAACCTGGGTTGGCGGCGCATGCGCCACGCGTTCAGCAGCTACAGCCGTGAGCACGCCAACGACCTGAAGAACTCCGTGCCGAGCGTGTTCCGGCCGACCTGGCTGAAGGACCTTCCGCACCAGGTGGTGCGCTTCAAGGGTGACCGCGCCGCGGCGAGCGTGGAGGTCTTCTTCCACCTCCCGGACGGCGGCCGCGATGCCGATTTCGACGGCATGGCGGGAGTGTACATTCTCCCGCTGAGGGTCGGGGACTCCGAACACAGAACCGAGCGCGAAGTGCAGATGGGTCCGGGGACCCGCCAGGTGGTCTTCCGGCTGCCGATGCGTCCCGGTACCTATCCCTACAGCGTGGAAGTCATGTCGGACGACCGCGAGGTTGTGGCCGTCGACCGAGGCAGCGTGGTGGTCGGTGTCTTCGGCGATTGGTTGTCGACATCCGACCTGCTGATCGCGACCGAGATCGAGGCCCACAAACCGGTCGTGGAGACGCGCGCGGACCTTTCGATCACGGCCTCGCCGGACCTGAGCTTCGGGGCGGGGGACCCGATCGGCGTCTACTTCGAGGTGTACGGCCTGGGTGAGGCGAACGACGCATCCCGGTATCGGGTCGAGGTGGAGCTCGAGGGGCGGCGCGGCCTGGTCGGGAGCATAGTGAGTTCGCTCGGACGACTTCTTCCGGGCGCGGGAGACGATCCCACGAAGCTCTCGTGGGAGCGCGAGGTGCCGGCCGGCAGCG includes these proteins:
- the gcvP gene encoding aminomethyl-transferring glycine dehydrogenase, with amino-acid sequence MAAIQGRPERGSAAAASPLAFTDAFARRHIGPSEAETEQMLERLGYPGLDALVDASIPDAIRLRRDLSLPEPASEHAMLAELRDLALRNEVWRSYIGMGYHDCVTPPVILRNVLESPGWYTAYTPYQPEISQGRLEMLLNFQTAVIDLTGLPIANASLLDEATAAAESMALSQAVTRGARNTFLVADDCHPQTIEVVRTRARARGWEVRVADPSSFAFDDSVFGALVQYPATDGCIRDYSALADAAHEAGALVTAATDPLALALLTPPGEWGADVAVGSAQRLGVPLGYGGPHAAFFATREEFKRQVPGRIIGVSVDDRGRPALRMALQTREQHIRRERATSNVCTAQVLLAVVAGAYAVYHGPEGLRRIAERVRTATRALAEGVTRLGHEVVHERFFDTVRVRVAEGARDRVLAAARQRLINLRSYGEDLVVALDETVTEDDLADLLGAFGGDGSLSPAELAAQVDGSWGGGFDRVSEYLTHPVFSRFHAEHEMLRYLKRLESRDLSLTTSMIPLGSCTMKLNAAAEMLPITWREFGGIHPFAPPEQAAGYQVLFGQLEQWLAEITGFAGVSLQPNAGSQGELSGLLVIRAWHASRGDEDRDVCLIPASAHGTNPASAVMAGMRVVVVKTDEGGNVDLADLRAKAEEHADDLAALMITYPSTHGIFEESITEICQVVHSGGGQVYLDGANMNAMVGLARPGDFGADVCHLNLHKTFCIPHGGGGPGVGPIGVAEHLVPFLPGHPVIPVGGEALGPVAAAPWGSPSILPISWAYVRMLGADGLRRASEVAILNANYVAERLDEHFPVLYRGPGGCVAHECIIDPRDLKPATGVDATDIAKRLMDYGFHAPTLSFPVPGTLMIEPTESESKAELDRFCDALVSIRAEIARVESGELDADDNPLRNAPHTAAVVTSDSWDRPYSRELAAFPSPTTREHKFWPAVGRVDAAFGDRNLVCACPPIDEYSGAAAG
- a CDS encoding lipoate--protein ligase family protein — translated: MSSARPWRLLLGTGDAGTGAALEARGARNMGLDDALLESAANGAPPTLRFYRWTPSCLSVGRNQPLRGRVDAATIAGFGWDIVRRPTGGLAVLHADEITYSVAAPVSALGRPRAAYAAINRALAAGLRALGLEARVTPPSATGANRVGAATGQVYLNGPEARCFLTAAPGEVTVSGRKIMGSAQRRRGRALLQHGSLLLSGSQAGVGKALSGAPAGTTPARAGTSLAAELGRAPADADILEALGAAFGELLAVGLERAGITAEEGALAERRAETYSSEAWTWRR
- a CDS encoding ABC transporter substrate-binding protein, giving the protein MSRHHRRIGTVALSAALAAGVIACGADAPSAAGRALVVGVRSDFSGFNSITNSSQYTDELIKYALFTPLVQYDEQLRVRPWLAESWRLEGDTAVVFTLRGDVAWHDGEPVDAGDVVFTFERAKDPEAASLLAEAYLTRVARAEAVDARTVRFVFDRPHAQALEDFWWAPMPEHLLADVPVAELRNAPFNRAPVGSGPFRFAEWRAAERLVLERNDAFPEALGGPPEAARVVIRVIPEAATRLTELVTGGIHADIDIAPDQADDVAGSEDLRLLSFPGRTVYFVAWNNRREPFTDPRVRRALTHAIDRDEIIAALLGGFGAPATSPIPPWSPLSPEVEPLPHDTEAAERLLLEAGWEDGDGDGVRENGAGDPLRFTLLSSDRALNRAVVEVVQAHLREVGVDVRLQVTEFQTMLAQFRARDYDAAFANWVLDNFQVGSAPFALFDSEQAGIPGSANRTSFSNATADSLLDAGRAPSDPDLARSTWGEFVRLLKREQPATFMFWLDELAGVGSDVAGVDMDPRGEFRGLAGWAPR
- a CDS encoding ABC transporter permease, with translation MLRYAARRTLGAIPLLLAVATLIFIVLDLAPGDPAALYFNPNVPPEVVEQLRRNLGLDQPLVTRYGKWLGSFLTGDFGYSFAQNRPVAQVIGDALPNTLLLAFVALAAMFAIGIVVGVLQAVRQHRWVDRVLSVGALFFYSMPSFWLALMLMLLFSLKAHQWGLPIALPATGITSVDYEFLSAWGKLTDRLTHLVLPAATLTLVLAAGVARYTRGQMLEVIRQDYIRTARAKGLPERTVILKHGLRNSLIPVVTLLGLYLPLLFSGTVFVETIFSWPGMGRVIFDAIFQRDYPVIMATSFIFAGLVVLGNLLADLLYAVVDPRIRYD
- a CDS encoding ABC transporter permease, with the translated sequence MTEPQVAESPDAGAPPEKGDSQWAIAARHFRRNGLALGGLALVVLLTLLAVFAPLAAPYDPIAQDDIVATSFLAPSFAHPLGTDLFGRDVLTRIIYGARISLAIGFLAVAIAVTLGTMLGAVAGYFGGWVDSAIMRFTDTVLAFPRLILLILIVALFSPSVLLIILVLGFTQWPGTARIVRGEVLSLREREFVQAARALGFGAGRIIARHIVPNVLAPVIVAATLGVGNTIVLEAGLSFLGLGVQPPMPSWGNMVADGRQNLIGAWWVATFPGLTIVLTVLAFNLVGDGLRDALDPRLRQ
- a CDS encoding ABC transporter ATP-binding protein, translated to MADEAAEGPHPILRVRDLRTHFRTERGVARAVDGVGFDLHQGEVLGIVGESGCGKSVTSLSILGLVPDPPGRVLEGSSVSLRGRELVGLPERQMRAIRGADIAMIFQEPMTSLNPVFPVGEQVAESLRLHLGMGRKAAWSRAIELLDLVGIAGPAQRAGEYPHQLSGGMRQRVMIAMALACEPDVLIADEPTTALDVTIQAQILELIAELRERMGMAVLLITHDLGVVAETCDRVLVMYAGQVVERGPVGPIFDDPRHPYTEGLLGAVPRLGAERDRLTVIPGQVPSPLAWPQGCRFRDRCPYAWERCREAPPEPADDPGARCWLEAEPARRVDGGFAVGVGGSA
- a CDS encoding ABC transporter ATP-binding protein, translating into MKAEALVQVQDLVKSFPVRRGAFGRGVGAVQAVAGVDFEVRRGETLGLVGESGSGKSTTGRALLRLIEPTSGVVRFDGRDVGSLDRAGLRALRRRAQIVFQDPFASLNPRMTVGGALREVLRVHRLAAGEAAERRVNELLGIVGLAREHAGRYPHEFSGGQRQRVGIARALAVEPDFIVCDEPVSALDVSVQAQVLNLLARLQLDLGISYLFIAHDLSVVEHVSDRVAVMYLGRIVETAPAATLYRDPRHPYTRALLSAVPVPRPGGSRDRIVLTGDVPDPSAPPPGCPFHPRCPDPRKDQECTLVRPPLVQIGVDRAVACVKEAAGPDPGRAAAGAA
- a CDS encoding GWxTD domain-containing protein, whose product is MIDSALLLMTAALQGAVGCLPCEQSQQLIAKGDTAGAMAVLRQAATNEAPAAVWGEYGMLLAQTAPLNPLDYKQRREAKHALERALDEDYKNPRWLFGFSLLMRKRGSIGDAKRVLGRAVGEVEDESRDLAAEDRARIYLEHARAMEEYVTDYDGYLPINRFIPRNSPSCNMRGLFCLNFARPKRFHERLFQFDPPDMMRDEAEEMWSSFGKAFELHPANGQAAAGLLGQLARERRWEEFREVAERHTAFSDTSGWAHIWKGAAHFRAGDPVAAERFFKAGIARLQPSEREVLNDLTDIVLKDIAELMEGMDWDELGKVRRHILAISDPMRMTRENERALEHWTRVALAELWFGNPLSGSRGYTTEPGQIMIRYGRPRWVRQIAGTTINPRSGRTIFWTYTKDQPSFIFEKNLGWRRMRHAFSSYSREHANDLKNSVPSVFRPTWLKDLPHQVVRFKGDRAAASVEVFFHLPDGGRDADFDGMAGVYILPLRVGDSEHRTEREVQMGPGTRQVVFRLPMRPGTYPYSVEVMSDDREVVAVDRGSVVVGVFGDWLSTSDLLIATEIEAHKPVVETRADLSITASPDLSFGAGDPIGVYFEVYGLGEANDASRYRVEVELEGRRGLVGSIVSSLGRLLPGAGDDPTKLSWEREVPAGSDKIPEWFTLQIPDADTGSYQLQVTITDLVERTSYAARREIRIR